Below is a genomic region from Salvelinus fontinalis isolate EN_2023a chromosome 2, ASM2944872v1, whole genome shotgun sequence.
TGTGTCACCTGGCATACAGCACTGGTGTGTCTTAGGTGCAGCGCACTTGTCCTTCAGGTACCTCCCCTGACAGACGTAGGAACTGCGTTGGCAGATGCCACCGATGCTGGAGCAGAGAGTGTCGTTCCTTGGCTCCTTGTCACTTTTTGGACTTCCTGTCTCCTTGCCTTTGACCTTTTCGTTCCGGGTCAGCTTCTGTCCTGTCTTGTTGTGTCCCACTTTTGGATCCCTTTTGACCTCAACAACACCTTCGACCTTCTTCTTCTTTCCTTTATTGTCTTTTCCCACCTTCAAATCCCTTTGTACTTCAATGACATCTCCGACCTTCTTCTCCTTAAccttctccacccctccatccctttgCTTTTCACGTTCAAGAGCAAAACCAAACAGCAGGACTTGGatgtaggagagagggagagagagagagagagagaggggggcagttcTCAATCACTCTCAATGAATTAACTTGTATTGCAACAACGCTGTAAAAAGCATGCAGGGGCCTCCGCAGGTAAGACCGTAACAAGGCGCTAACGTCTAAGCTTAGAGGTTAATGGGCAGGTTGCAGTCATCCTGACCGGCATCCATTGCTCCCACCCAGTCGTCAACACTAGTGTTGGATCTTCATTAACTCTATTACTCTCAACTGCACAGTGAATTTCCAATCAGTCATGGCGCCTGAACACACAGGGCGGCCCTTGTAATTGAAATGAGCTACTTATCACTAAGGCATAGTCAGGCCTTACGGCAAGCAATTTTCTCTGGCACACGCGGCACCATTGTAACCTCGAGGAAATGCAGTGGGGTTGGATTTTCTAGATGAATCAATACTAATTGATTACCCAGGCAGCCCCTGATATGAACACACATCTCCAACACAACTAACTGCACATGCTGGTCCACATGGCCTTGTTGTTAGGTTAAATAGCACTCACTGGTAGTTTTTATACAACCAGGCGGAGCCCTGTTTACAGATACTTAGACAACACATCTATTTACATGGTAGACTGTCTTATTTTACTATGACAGACAGTTGAATAGTTTCATTGCCTTAATACGAGTGTTATTTTGTTTAATTGCTActttgtaattactttgccaccgtggcctatttattgcccttacctctcttatcctagctcatttgcacatgctgtatatagattgttttactgtattattgattgtatgttcgtttattccatgtgtaactctgtgttgttgtttgtgtcaaactgctttgctttatcttggccaggtcgcagttgcaaatgagtacttgttctcaactagcctacctggttaaataaaggtgaaataaaatataattAAAAAGAGGGATGCTGCCTGTTGCTCACCAGTCCTTCAAAGCCACTCTGATAGCTAGCACCTAGCACCCTGGGTTAGATGCAATGTTGCCCTTAACACTCCATCATGCTGTAAATGACAGTCATTCCACCAATGAGCGGATGCAACCCCCGAGGATTCTGTTTACATTAATTTACAGCCACTTAATATGGTTCTCTCCATGCactgttgttgtgggggtgctagGCACTGAGCGTGTTTATTGTTTTGACTGAAATCCACTTTTAAATGCAACTCCTCTTCTATGGTGCATGCTCTAACAGGCCGGTAAAGTAGCCGGCATTTACTACTGGACAATGTACTCACAGTATGCAAGAAGAGCTGAGATCATGGAGATTCTTAACAACATTCTGGCAGTTTGGACTGGCACTCCAAAACCTACAAAATTAAGAATAGGAACAGAAACCAATGAGTTACTTTTATTCCAAATAGAAGACTGAATACATTCTCAAATAGATAGCGACTTTATTATAGGCAAAAAATGTAAAGCCAGGTCTTGATAGTAAAGTGTATGCAGTGCTTACCAGTCCTGTGGAGGAGTTGTGTGGGTGTAGTGAGGGCAACACAAAGAGAAGACTGTGTGAAACCAGGTCAGCCCAGTCTTGAGTACGCATCCCTCCTGGCCACAGGACATTCCACCACAGTCAATATTGATATtggcatttaaaaaaacatatccACTGcccagtctctcgctctctctcctgaaGGGACCGATTATTCCCTGTGTTTCCACTCCTAAAGAAACTGCTATAGCCAGGCTAACCTTACCAGATACATGCATCCATTGCCGCTATGACTTTTATTCATTGTAATCTTCATCGGCGTCAGCACCGTACTCAGCATCTTCAACTCTCCTTCAGAACCGAAACAGTCCTTTTCTCCTTCAGCACCGCACCAGTGTAATCATATTCTTCCAAAAACACGTGTTTTATCCCGCAATAATACAGTTGTGCATGTGACCGTGACACGTCAGCATTAGTATGGATGGAAGCCTGTGAGTCTCGTGAGTACATCTCACCGCAGTATGCCCCCCTGTCAGAGCTTTAGTTCacaagatttaaaaaaaagcatTATTCTCAAGTTCACGAGATAATTAGCTTTAGGCAGGCACACAATACAACTACATTCAATCAATGAAATGTATTCACTCCACTCTAATTTGGCCATTCAAATGCTGCCACGTGGACATAGCACATGATGGGCAATCTGTATGGAGCCTCTTTGATGACCAGTGTGCCCAACAGCACAGCACCAGTCAGGCTGTTATGTCTAGTACAGCTGGGgttatagtccctccctccccTGGGGGAGTTATAGGACCAGGCCACTGGTGGTGTGTCGACACACTCGGAATCTTAATGTGGTGGGAGAAAAGGGGGTTTTGGTGGCAGAGAGAGTTGAGCCTTTTCAGCCGGGCGGCTTTGATAATCAAATATCTGTTCGGGGGACTCTGCTGATAGACATATGGCAAGGAATTAGAAAGAGAGATGTGAAAAAGAGAGGGGAGTGAATGGAGCCGTAGCTAAATCTCAGCCAGCAATGTAAACCAACACTTCGCCTTGGGCAGAGACGGGGGTATGTTGGCTCAGAGTGCCTTTTGGGTACATGCGCCACATTCCCTAAAACTCCTCGGAGGATACGAGTGACATTTCACTCTGGCTGCTTCTTTCAGTCACTTTGTTCTGGCTTCttcaaggagacagagagagagaggaggagaagccaCAAGTGTTTCCTAGCAACAGTGTGTCCGCAGcattcccccttccttctctACCCCACACTCCCTCCTTCCCCGAGTTGCAGCAATGCATCACTTGCTCCAGAACCTGAAATACATTCTAATTCTCTTGACTCCCCGCTCCCTTTCACAAAATGGAGGGCAACATAAAATGACATTCAAGCCTAACAATCTTTAAGGAAACGGCACACAGAGGGACAATCC
It encodes:
- the LOC129821091 gene encoding uncharacterized protein LOC129821091, whose protein sequence is MLLRISMISALLAYFLLFGFALEREKQRDGGVEKVKEKKVGDVIEVQRDLKVGKDNKGKKKKVEGVVEVKRDPKVGHNKTGQKLTRNEKVKGKETGSPKSDKEPRNDTLCSSIGGICQRSSYVCQGRYLKDKCAAPKTHQCCMPAGAWSVLCAGHHNNRVRGCDLFGCGGFNSRRDGDSLHKAVDVVCDDYSIVNAPFSGTLRGPVVGIQYDGVKLTNSEYCVKIFNIRPYRYVGPISQGEALGYLLPLQERFSGITSHMELQMCDRSDPSPYI